A window from Sinanaerobacter sp. ZZT-01 encodes these proteins:
- a CDS encoding DnaD domain protein: MNFKRQIIKDYYLHDTRVENMFINEYMAQAPGDYVKVYLFALMYADINVPLENSIIAKQLSIADEDVLKAWSYWENQGIVRKHYKDAADKYHYQVEFLNLRELAYGKKSRQKKAEKVPDHLKNLMDNGTIRNMYSEIERVIGRLFEGKEPAEILTWIRDYNITPELAVYAYSYCSSHRNNNKCKYVGAVVKEWADKGLTTIGHVEKYLQENDNRHYLYKRVLKALGFLRNATEEEKRIMDTWFDQMNFDIEKVLEACKKTTGISNPNINYINSILKAWHSSDNNSGRGAQAQATSPTNPSNPINMVMRSYDEDRARNEAAAHKRRQEVYKAIPRVKEIESEIRKIGMEISKVMLSGRDDAKIQMNALKNKVNYLNGEKAFLLTEHNYTIDYIDLKYTCSHCKDTGILDTGERCSCFAEKLKKASGND, translated from the coding sequence ATGAATTTTAAGCGACAAATCATTAAAGATTATTATCTACATGATACTCGTGTGGAGAATATGTTTATTAATGAATATATGGCACAAGCGCCTGGAGATTATGTAAAAGTATATCTCTTTGCATTGATGTATGCAGATATTAATGTACCTCTTGAAAACAGCATTATTGCAAAACAGCTTTCCATCGCAGATGAAGATGTGCTGAAGGCTTGGAGTTATTGGGAAAATCAGGGAATTGTCCGTAAACATTATAAAGACGCTGCGGACAAATACCATTATCAAGTTGAGTTTCTGAATTTGAGGGAGCTGGCATATGGGAAAAAGTCGAGACAGAAAAAAGCAGAAAAAGTGCCCGATCATCTAAAGAACCTTATGGATAACGGTACCATTCGAAATATGTACAGTGAAATTGAACGAGTTATCGGCAGACTTTTTGAAGGAAAAGAGCCTGCCGAGATTTTAACCTGGATACGAGACTATAATATTACACCAGAATTAGCAGTTTATGCGTATTCTTACTGCTCGAGTCATAGAAATAATAATAAGTGTAAGTATGTGGGAGCAGTTGTAAAGGAATGGGCGGACAAAGGATTGACGACCATTGGACATGTAGAAAAATATTTACAGGAAAATGACAATCGGCACTATCTTTATAAGCGAGTCTTAAAAGCACTGGGCTTTTTACGAAATGCGACAGAAGAAGAAAAGCGTATTATGGACACTTGGTTTGATCAGATGAATTTTGACATTGAAAAAGTTCTTGAGGCTTGCAAAAAAACAACCGGTATTTCAAATCCGAATATCAATTACATAAACAGTATTTTAAAAGCATGGCATTCCTCTGATAATAATAGCGGAAGAGGAGCACAGGCACAAGCGACGAGTCCGACAAATCCAAGTAACCCAATTAATATGGTAATGCGATCTTATGATGAGGATCGTGCAAGAAATGAGGCGGCTGCTCATAAGAGACGACAGGAGGTGTATAAAGCGATTCCGAGAGTGAAAGAAATTGAAAGTGAAATTCGTAAAATAGGGATGGAAATATCTAAGGTTATGCTTTCTGGGAGAGATGATGCAAAGATACAAATGAATGCATTAAAAAATAAAGTAAATTATTTAAATGGCGAAAAGGCATTTTTGTTGACCGAACATAACTATACGATTGATTACATTGATCTCAAATATACCTGTTCACATTGTAAGGATACTGGAATTTTAGACACCGGTGAACGCTGCAGTTGTTTTGCAGAAAAATTAAAGAAAGCATCCGGCAATGATTAA
- a CDS encoding S8 family peptidase, translating to MQIHPRLVAKLSASRQTLFPVIIYSKKTIYEIRDYIADSYGPIKYELPFINAVSVELSADKIDTLSKNQSIRLISDDPLVSKIGEKNTKPLLNRPDIPLKTNYDKHRLSKHEILSDKRHGQNVGIAIIDTGVAPHYDLVYPQNRIIAFKDFIEHQSVPYDDDGHGTHVAGIAAGNGFVSERFAGTAPAADIISIKALNGDGNGTTSDILAAMQWVINNRRLYGIRVINLSLGVPTDPSYEEDPLIKGANAAVHHGITVVAAAGNNGPDRCTINSPATSPYVITVGAADFASSPSVAPFSSRGPTPSGVVKPDLLAPGVDIVSLDATNPKGYVIQSGTSMAAPVVSGAAACLYALYPKLTPMEVKRILMRNTLPLQRTSSNAQGRGILNYEVFFDL from the coding sequence ATGCAAATACATCCGCGACTAGTCGCAAAATTGTCTGCTTCAAGGCAGACTCTTTTTCCCGTTATTATATATTCAAAAAAAACCATTTATGAAATCCGTGATTACATTGCAGATAGCTACGGACCGATCAAATATGAATTGCCTTTTATCAATGCGGTTTCCGTTGAGCTTTCCGCTGATAAAATAGACACTCTTTCGAAAAATCAATCCATTCGTTTGATTTCCGATGATCCGCTGGTTTCTAAAATTGGAGAAAAAAATACAAAACCTTTACTTAATCGTCCCGATATTCCGTTAAAAACGAATTATGATAAACATCGACTTTCTAAGCATGAAATTCTTTCTGATAAAAGGCACGGTCAAAATGTGGGCATCGCTATTATCGACACCGGTGTTGCTCCGCATTATGATCTTGTTTACCCTCAAAACCGAATCATTGCATTTAAAGATTTTATTGAGCATCAGTCAGTCCCATACGATGATGACGGACACGGGACTCACGTTGCCGGAATTGCTGCCGGAAACGGCTTCGTTTCAGAGAGATTTGCCGGAACGGCACCTGCTGCGGACATCATTTCCATAAAAGCTTTAAATGGTGATGGAAACGGCACAACATCCGACATCTTAGCTGCCATGCAGTGGGTTATTAACAATCGCCGTCTATATGGCATTCGTGTCATCAATCTTTCTTTGGGCGTTCCTACCGATCCTTCTTATGAAGAAGATCCTTTAATTAAAGGGGCAAATGCTGCAGTCCACCACGGAATTACCGTAGTTGCCGCTGCCGGAAACAATGGTCCTGATCGATGCACGATCAATTCGCCTGCTACCAGTCCTTATGTCATTACGGTCGGTGCTGCTGATTTCGCATCTTCTCCTTCGGTTGCACCTTTTTCCAGCCGTGGTCCAACACCGTCTGGTGTGGTGAAACCAGATCTTCTTGCACCGGGTGTTGACATCGTTTCTCTGGATGCAACCAATCCAAAGGGTTATGTGATACAATCCGGCACCTCTATGGCTGCCCCGGTAGTCAGCGGCGCTGCGGCATGTCTGTATGCTCTTTATCCAAAATTGACACCAATGGAGGTAAAGCGGATACTCATGCGTAATACCTTACCTCTGCAGCGTACTTCTTCTAATGCACAAGGGCGCGGCATATTAAATTATGAAGTTTTCTTTGATTTATAA
- a CDS encoding LysM peptidoglycan-binding domain-containing M23 family metallopeptidase, whose product MSKNRNNYWEEVEDQLKKIEEVRKQEKMIFEKEKHPSKNSKRKRKSKQKKNNTGFVEDLNEKEDHNQKKNPIAAAKNIEKDKKEKIGSKKEKTQKDIQQNIQKQVEIQRKNSKEFTDQIEESVQDDLDKKIDEVFKICLEEKIEEAETESMRLDAAIDAFFLKVKRIGNRLKQTFRSMKHAVSEVVSPQGSSNRQDAPLPYEKLTAKRLTLLKEYGLIAMDYTLIRFARYYGIFSVKEKKIAAKVAGFVNCIDYRLGQWSIKIEMWMYELFHWLERVEDYAEHHKALLIKSFAGFVAGIALICLLIGRISAYEYSYNGKVLGIVKDQQEVYKTIDVIGTKLADSYDAQIEIDKENDISFHRVMGLGLKLDSTEDILNTLTYMRDIKVTAYGIFADGEQKSILQNKKTASEVLQQVKDYFAPPMSGISYDKVGFAQKVEIKPVHTKLGEIKNPTEALNYMLTGAVEKKVHVVQSGETFSGIASSYEMKQSELARSNPTVQPDKLKIGQELYLDQDSPVLMVETVETAGYNLPIPYDITYENTTTLYKGEQTVKSTGSNGQEAVVAQIVRHNGVEVSRTVLSSEVLSEPANQVVLVGTKAKPKLVGTGTYRYPVRGARLTSKFGRRWGRVHYGVDLACSIGTSITSADGGTVTFAGYKGSYGYLVIINHGGGRETYYAHCSKLFVKKGDKVYQGQHIANVGNTGRSTGPHVHFEVHVNGTAKNPLNYLK is encoded by the coding sequence ATGTCTAAAAATCGCAATAATTATTGGGAAGAAGTAGAAGATCAATTGAAAAAAATAGAAGAAGTAAGAAAACAGGAAAAAATGATTTTTGAAAAAGAGAAGCATCCTTCTAAAAATAGTAAAAGAAAAAGGAAATCAAAACAAAAGAAAAACAACACAGGCTTTGTGGAAGACCTAAATGAAAAAGAAGACCACAATCAGAAAAAGAATCCGATTGCTGCGGCTAAGAATATAGAAAAAGACAAAAAAGAAAAAATCGGAAGTAAGAAAGAAAAGACGCAAAAAGATATACAGCAAAATATACAAAAACAAGTTGAAATACAGCGGAAAAACAGCAAAGAATTTACCGATCAAATAGAGGAATCAGTTCAGGATGATCTAGACAAAAAAATTGATGAAGTATTCAAAATTTGTCTGGAAGAAAAAATAGAAGAAGCGGAAACAGAAAGCATGCGTTTGGATGCAGCAATTGACGCATTTTTTCTAAAAGTAAAAAGGATAGGAAACCGATTAAAGCAAACGTTTCGATCAATGAAACATGCAGTTTCAGAAGTTGTGAGCCCTCAGGGAAGCTCCAATCGTCAAGATGCACCTCTGCCTTATGAGAAGCTTACGGCGAAGCGGCTGACTCTACTAAAAGAGTATGGATTGATCGCGATGGATTATACGCTGATCCGGTTTGCCCGCTATTATGGCATCTTCTCAGTAAAAGAGAAAAAAATAGCTGCGAAAGTAGCCGGATTCGTAAATTGCATAGATTATAGGTTGGGACAGTGGTCCATTAAAATAGAAATGTGGATGTATGAACTTTTCCATTGGCTTGAACGCGTGGAAGACTATGCAGAGCACCATAAAGCTTTACTGATAAAGAGCTTTGCCGGGTTTGTAGCTGGAATCGCTTTAATTTGCCTGCTTATCGGACGAATCAGTGCGTATGAGTATAGCTATAATGGAAAAGTATTGGGAATTGTAAAAGATCAGCAAGAGGTATACAAAACGATTGATGTCATCGGAACAAAATTAGCGGATTCTTATGATGCACAGATTGAAATTGATAAAGAAAATGATATAAGTTTTCATCGTGTTATGGGCCTTGGACTGAAATTAGATTCAACCGAAGATATTCTAAATACCTTAACCTATATGAGAGATATCAAGGTTACCGCTTATGGTATTTTTGCGGACGGAGAGCAAAAATCTATATTGCAAAACAAGAAAACAGCGAGTGAAGTTTTGCAGCAGGTTAAAGACTATTTTGCACCTCCTATGTCAGGAATCTCCTATGATAAAGTAGGATTTGCACAAAAAGTAGAGATTAAGCCAGTGCATACAAAATTAGGAGAAATAAAAAATCCAACAGAAGCATTGAATTATATGCTGACAGGAGCTGTGGAAAAAAAGGTTCACGTCGTACAGTCGGGAGAGACCTTTTCGGGGATTGCATCTTCCTATGAGATGAAACAAAGTGAATTAGCCCGATCCAATCCAACCGTACAACCGGATAAGCTGAAAATTGGGCAAGAACTATATTTAGACCAAGATTCTCCGGTCTTGATGGTAGAGACCGTAGAAACTGCCGGATATAATTTGCCGATTCCATATGATATTACATATGAAAATACGACCACTTTGTATAAAGGGGAACAGACAGTTAAGTCGACCGGATCCAACGGACAAGAAGCAGTTGTTGCTCAAATTGTACGGCATAATGGTGTAGAAGTCAGCCGGACAGTATTGAGTAGTGAGGTATTGAGTGAGCCGGCAAATCAAGTCGTGTTAGTAGGAACAAAAGCAAAGCCAAAGTTAGTCGGAACCGGAACTTACCGCTATCCCGTAAGAGGAGCTAGACTGACTTCAAAGTTCGGACGTCGATGGGGAAGGGTCCACTATGGAGTTGATTTGGCCTGTTCAATAGGAACAAGCATTACGTCAGCAGATGGAGGAACGGTCACTTTTGCTGGGTATAAAGGCTCTTATGGTTACTTAGTAATTATCAACCATGGAGGTGGTCGTGAGACGTATTATGCACATTGCAGCAAGCTGTTCGTAAAGAAGGGCGACAAAGTATATCAGGGACAGCATATTGCAAATGTAGGAAATACGGGAAGAAGTACCGGACCTCATGTCCATTTCGAGGTTCACGTAAACGGAACTGCGAAAAATCCATTAAATTACTTAAAATAA
- a CDS encoding winged helix-turn-helix domain-containing protein, whose amino-acid sequence MELKKVLIIEDEKSISDIIKFNLAKEGFQIETAYDGQEGLTKALSVNPDLILLDVMLPIMDGFLVCKKIRETSAVPILMLTAKEEEVDKVLGLELGADDYITKPFGMRELIARIKANIRRMDFVDELQDAPSNIQEFGNLAIDLNRYEVRKNEVPLELTLREFELLKYLAERENKVFSREQLLEEVWGYEYYGDIRTVDVTVRRLREKLEDDSSDPKYIMTKRGIGYYFRRP is encoded by the coding sequence ATGGAATTAAAGAAGGTTTTAATCATAGAAGATGAAAAATCCATTTCTGATATTATAAAATTTAATTTAGCCAAAGAAGGATTCCAAATAGAGACTGCGTATGATGGACAGGAAGGACTCACAAAGGCACTGTCAGTTAATCCGGATTTGATCTTACTGGATGTGATGCTGCCGATTATGGATGGGTTCCTTGTATGTAAAAAAATACGCGAAACAAGTGCAGTTCCAATTTTAATGTTGACTGCAAAAGAAGAAGAAGTTGATAAGGTTCTAGGTTTAGAGCTAGGCGCTGATGATTATATTACAAAACCTTTTGGCATGCGTGAATTAATTGCAAGAATCAAAGCGAATATTCGAAGAATGGATTTTGTGGATGAGCTGCAGGATGCACCATCCAATATACAGGAATTTGGTAATTTAGCGATCGATTTAAACCGTTATGAGGTTCGCAAAAACGAAGTACCTTTGGAACTTACGCTTCGTGAATTTGAATTGCTGAAATACCTGGCAGAGCGAGAAAATAAAGTATTCTCCAGAGAACAATTGTTAGAAGAGGTCTGGGGCTATGAGTACTATGGTGATATTCGTACTGTAGATGTAACGGTTCGAAGATTGAGAGAAAAGCTGGAAGATGATTCCAGTGATCCGAAATATAT